Proteins co-encoded in one Brassica rapa cultivar Chiifu-401-42 chromosome A02, CAAS_Brap_v3.01, whole genome shotgun sequence genomic window:
- the LOC103852600 gene encoding ubiquitin carboxyl-terminal hydrolase 12, whose protein sequence is MSTGSGVVSTIVKKWREHPPSSYCLKVDNFKQLEKFTTSSDDKYQSRLFSAGGYNWKLIVYPKGNKKDNGKGFISMYVEIDSKSLKSEQQCEVFAELIFFVYNKKENKYFTVQDVEVKRFNALKTVWGLRQVLPFDSFNNPVNGYVFEEDQCEFGVDVVVPSPLTNWEILSFNEKLQKPKFSWTVKKFSQLKEHEYTSKKFSVGERNWVLKLYPKGNSREDDKWLSVFLHSADSDAPKADEKIFVQAKLRVLDPHGSNHKAYQMDTWHIEKNMGWGWDEFLSLDELRKAYLDKEDALNVEAEFEVVSATKYSPII, encoded by the exons ATGAGTACAGGCTCAGGAGTAGTATCTACAATTGTGAAGAAGTGGAGAGAGCATCCACCTTCTTCTTATTGCCTCAAGGTTGACAACTTCAAACAACTTGAGAAGTTCACAACATCCTCTGATGATAAATACCAATCTCGTCTTTTCTCTGCTGGTGGATATAACTG GAAACTGATCGTATATCCAAAAGGGAACAAAAAGGACAATGGAAAAGGATTCATTTCGATGTATGTGGAAATAGACAGCAAAAGCTTAAAATCAGAACAACAATGTGAGGTGTTTGCTGAACTCATTTTCTTTGTCTAcaacaagaaagaaaacaaatactTTACTGTTCAAG ATGTAGAAGTAAAGAGGTTCAATGCACTTAAGACAGTGTGGGGGTTACGGCAAGTTCTTCCATTTGATTCATTCAACAATCCTGTAAACGGTTATGTCTTTGAGGAAGATCAATGTGAGTTTGGTGTTGATGTCGTTGTTCCATCACCCCTTACCAACTGGGAGATTCTCTCTTTTAATGAGAAACTCCAAAAACCCAAGTTCTCTTGGACTGTTAAGAAGTTTTCTCAGTTGAAAGAGCATGAATACACGTCAAAAAAATTCTCAGTGGGAGAAAGAAACTG GGTTTTAAAGCTGTACCCAAAGGGAAACTCTAGAGAAGATGACAAATGGTTATCAGTTTTCCTGCATTCAGCTGATAGTGATGCACCAAAAGCAGATGAGAAGATTTTCGTGCAAGCAAAGTTACGAGTTCTAGACCCACATGGATCCAATCACAAGGCATaccaaa TGGACACCTGGCATATTGAAAAAAACATGGGTTGGGGTTGGGATGAGTTTTTGTCTTTAGATGAACTTCGGAAGGCTTACTTAGACAAAGAAGATGCTTTGAACGTTGAGGCCGAATTTGAAGTTGTTTCTGCGACCAAATATTCTCCCATTATCTAA
- the LOC103852599 gene encoding sphinganine C4-monooxygenase 1 — MMGFSVSDELLGTVAPIVVYWLYSGIYVALSSLERFRLHTKAEEEEKNLVSKSTVVKGVLLQQLVQAAVAILLFTVTGSDAEADKAQQFSLLVLTRQFIIAMIVLDTWQYFMHRYMHHNKFLYKHIHSQHHRLIVPYAYGALYNHPVEGLLLDTVGGALSFLISGMSPRTSIFFFSFATIKTVDDHCGLCLPGNLFHMVFKNNSAYHDVHHQLYGSKYNFSQPFFSVWDRILGTYMPYSLEKREGGGFEARPTKEFKDD, encoded by the exons ATGATGGGTTTCTCTGTTTCCGACGAATTGCTTGGCACCGTAGCTCCGATCGTCGTTTACTGGCTGTACTCTGGGATCTACGTGGCGCTGTCTTCTCTCGAGAGATTCAGATTGCATACAAAggcggaggaggaagagaagaatCTCGTCTCCAAATCAACCGTCGTGAAAGGAGTTCTTCTCCAACAGCTCGTTCAAGCTGCTGTCGCTATCCTCTTGTTCACG GTCACTGGAAGTGATGCGGAAGCAGACAAGGCGCAACAGTTTTCACTTTTAGTCCTAACCAGACAGTTTATAATCGCCATGATAGTCCTCGACACATGGCAATACTTCATGCACCGATACATGCACCACAACAAGTTCTTATACAAACACATCCACTCTCAGCACCACCGTCTCATCGTCCCTTACGCCTACGGAGCTTTATACAACCACCCCGTGGAAGGCCTTCTACTGGATACAGTCGGAGGCGCCTTGTCTTTCCTGATCTCCGGTATGTCGCCGAGAAcgtccatcttcttcttctccttcgccACGATCAAGACTGTGGACGACCACTGTGGTCTCTGCCTCCCCGGGAACCTGTTCCATATGGTGTTCAAGAACAACTCGGCTTACCATGACGTGCATCATCAGCTTTATGGGAGCAAGTACAATTTCTCTCAGCCTTTCTTTTCCGTGTGGGATCGGATTCTTGGAACTTACATGCCTTACTCTCTTGAGAAGAGAGAAGGTGGTGGGTTTGAAGCGCGTCCCACTAAAGAATTCAAAGATGATTGA
- the LOC103852598 gene encoding 60S ribosomal protein L34-2 — translation MVQRLVYRSRHSYATKSNQHRIVKTPGGKLTYQTTKKRASGPKCPVTGKRIQGIPHLRPAEYKRSRLSRNRRTVNRAYGGVLSALAVRERIVRAFLVEEQKIVKKVLKLQKAKEKVAPRS, via the exons ATGGTGCAGCGTCTTGTATACCGTTCGCGTCACAGCTACGCCACCAAATCGAACCAGCACAGGATCGTCAAAACCCCTG GTGGTAAATTGACATACCAGACCACTAAGAAGCGTGCAAGTGGACCCAAGTGCCCCGTCACCGGCAAGCGTATTCAGGGT ATCCCTCACTTGAGGCCGGCTGAGTACAAGAGATCCCGATTGTCTAGAAACAGGAGGACCGTGAACCGTGCCTATGGTGGTGTGTTGTCCGCTCTTGCTGTTAGAGAAAG AATCGTTCGTGCTTTCCTTGTTGAGGAGCAAAAGATAGTGAAGAAGGTGTTGAAGCTTCAAAAGGCCAAGGAAAAGGTTGCTCCCAGGAGCTAG
- the LOC103852604 gene encoding uncharacterized protein LOC103852604, producing MTCTSSLSRMSSSSEIVSTIVKKWREHPPSSYSLKVDNFKQLEKSTTSSDDKYQSRLFSSGGYNWKLIVYPQGNKKDNGEGFISMYVEIDSESLTSTPQCDVFAELIFFVYNKKENKYFTIQDVEVKRFNALKKIWGLQQVLPSDAFNKLENGYIFEGDQCEFGVEVIVPSPLTKWEILSFNEKLEDPKFSWTVEKYSQLKEDKYISNTFSMGAWKWVLWLYLKGDSRADGKWLSLYLLLADSDKPKAGEKIFVQANFRVLDPLGSNHFEIKMSHWYNYMNLGWGWNKLLSLAELRKSYLDKEDALNVEIEFEVVSATKYSPII from the exons ATG ACTTGTACGTCGTCTTTGAGTAGAATGAGTTCAAGCTCAGAAATAGTATCTACAATTGTGAAGAAGTGGAGAGAGCATCCACCTTCTTCTTACTCCCTCAAGGTTGACAACTTCAAACAGCTTGAGAAGTCAACAACGTCCTCTGATGATAAATACCAGTCTCGCCTTTTTTCCTCGGGCGGATATAACTG GAAACTGATCGTATACCCACAAGGGAACAAAAAGGACAATGGGGAAGGATTCATTTCGATGTATGTGGAAATAGACAGCGAAAGCCTGACATCAACACCACAATGTGACGTGTTTGCGGAACTCATTTTCTTTGTCTAcaacaagaaagaaaacaagTACTTTACTATTCAAG ATGTAGAAGTAAAGCGGTTCAATGCACTTAAGAAAATATGGGGGTTGCAGCAAGTTCTTCCATCTGATGCTTTCAATAAACTTGAAAACGGATACATCTTCGAGGGAGATCAATGTGAGTTTGGTGTTGAAGTCATTGTTCCTTCAc ctcttaccaAATGGGAAATCCTCTCTTTTAATGAGAAACTCGAGGATCCCAAGTTCTCTTGGACTGTTGAGAAATATTCTCAGTTGAAAGAAGATAAATACATATCAAACACTTTCTCAATGGGAGCATGGAAATg GGTTCTGTGGCTGTATCTGAAGGGTGACTCTAGAGCAGATGGCAAATGGCTATCCCTTTATCTGCTTTTAGCTGATAGTGATAAACCAAAAGCAGGTGAGAAGATTTTCGTGCAAGCAAATTTTCGAGTTCTAGACCCACTTGGATCCAATCACTTCGAAATAAAAA TGAGCCATTGGTACAATTATATGAATTTGGGTTGGGGCTGGAATAAGTTATTGTCTTTAGCTGAACTTCGGAAGTCTTACTTGGACAAGGAAGACGCGTTGAACGTTGAGATTGAATTTGAAGTTGTTTCTGCTACCAAATATTCTCCCATTATCTAA